A genomic region of Bacteroidota bacterium contains the following coding sequences:
- a CDS encoding T9SS type A sorting domain-containing protein, translating into MKKTLLLLSCIFSLSYFAQTSCYSGGSYYQHLGSGFSDPNFSSPAVAVKEIVNTGNYVVVVGKFRNAYGDTAKNISLYEKNTRRWYRLADEPNGEVKAAVIDQNKLYIVGTFTKIGATSFDKLAAYDFTTQQWSSVTTAAFPSLSPSNAEVKSIAVLNGDIYFSTSANSSGNYITYKATATAITNYITTNAEVKKIKKNLDSLYLVGAFTTIKLTSQPSAQNIKSIAKYHNGSISQLGASGVPITYGSNNTTISCIDVYNNIIYVGGTFSQYNGQNYYGILMYNGAAWDTATTRFSSSTSNAAVSAISVASTGIFVGSTSSADLYFWDNTLNQQVNAKKIARYNSGKWATINNPTTASSFSIIGMTADAKNGDIYVLQTTDALLIESKKSNIADRLYHGIKPSFSNAAENFRQVRPINDKIYFNYSQSFNAKLAKFNLQTGLIDTAFKIPSIASHTNVIPAAIGHKNNQSLLAVFQAKTISGNNYFNFLFEYNETTNTFTQIGSGIPSSSSNKDAWGCGFIRGKYFVLAEDLYEFDGTNWINKTFSGNPLVYTSFTYQLYNAFDVSSIDSSLYFTNLQSLYKYDGTNATVIHGFGSGNKIRSVHVANDGDVYFGGDFGGTYSGAGGINNIAYYSQDSAKAKPLGGGINVDNYGTYLRDITSIGDSIFITGELETNYNQPSVANNTSGDDVQIWDKGLKQWVCFDSRLSENQNIEAYKGGLIGTTNTTIAKNGTSNIPAITSESWWMWNLGTSSSLPVFVADSGLGVNTLSLPKTLFFDVYPNPANDYIVVIQKDNSRDSKKLQITNLMGQVVLTQTISDQSKQIKTDYLTPGVYLIMVESKEKRGVQRLIIQ; encoded by the coding sequence ATGAAAAAAACCTTACTGTTATTATCCTGTATTTTCTCCTTAAGTTATTTTGCACAAACATCTTGCTATAGTGGAGGTTCTTATTATCAACACCTAGGTTCAGGCTTTTCCGATCCCAATTTTTCCTCCCCCGCTGTAGCTGTAAAAGAAATTGTAAACACGGGTAATTACGTTGTGGTTGTAGGTAAGTTTAGAAACGCATATGGCGATACTGCAAAGAATATTTCTTTATATGAGAAAAATACAAGAAGATGGTATAGATTGGCAGATGAGCCCAATGGAGAAGTAAAAGCAGCGGTTATAGACCAAAATAAGTTATATATAGTGGGTACTTTTACTAAAATAGGAGCCACATCGTTTGATAAATTGGCGGCATATGATTTTACTACACAACAGTGGAGCTCAGTTACAACAGCTGCATTTCCATCATTATCTCCATCAAATGCTGAAGTAAAATCTATAGCTGTTTTAAATGGCGATATTTATTTTTCTACTTCAGCAAATTCAAGCGGAAATTATATAACATACAAAGCTACTGCAACGGCAATAACAAACTATATTACCACTAATGCTGAAGTAAAAAAAATAAAGAAAAATTTAGACAGCCTATATCTTGTTGGTGCATTTACGACCATTAAACTTACCTCCCAGCCTAGTGCACAAAATATAAAGAGCATAGCCAAATACCACAACGGTAGCATAAGTCAATTGGGGGCCTCCGGTGTGCCAATTACGTATGGTTCAAACAACACAACTATTTCATGTATAGATGTGTATAATAATATAATTTATGTGGGAGGCACCTTTTCTCAATACAATGGTCAAAATTATTATGGTATTTTAATGTATAACGGAGCTGCTTGGGATACAGCTACCACACGATTTTCTTCATCTACTTCCAATGCAGCGGTTTCTGCCATATCAGTAGCCTCTACTGGAATTTTTGTAGGCTCTACTTCTTCTGCTGACTTATATTTTTGGGACAACACATTAAACCAACAAGTAAATGCAAAAAAAATAGCCAGATATAATTCCGGAAAATGGGCTACAATTAACAATCCAACTACAGCATCGAGTTTTTCAATTATTGGAATGACAGCAGACGCAAAAAATGGGGATATATATGTTTTACAAACGACAGATGCACTTCTAATTGAATCTAAAAAATCGAATATTGCAGATAGGCTATATCATGGAATAAAGCCTAGTTTTTCGAATGCAGCAGAAAATTTTAGACAAGTAAGGCCAATAAATGATAAAATATATTTTAACTATTCACAAAGCTTTAATGCAAAATTGGCAAAGTTTAATTTACAAACCGGATTAATAGATACTGCCTTTAAAATACCTTCTATTGCATCGCATACAAATGTTATTCCGGCTGCAATAGGACACAAAAACAACCAATCGCTACTTGCGGTATTTCAGGCAAAAACGATAAGCGGAAATAATTATTTTAATTTTTTATTTGAGTACAATGAAACTACAAACACATTTACTCAAATTGGTTCAGGAATACCTAGCTCCAGCAGTAACAAAGATGCTTGGGGTTGTGGTTTTATAAGAGGAAAGTATTTCGTATTAGCCGAAGATTTGTATGAATTTGATGGTACAAACTGGATAAATAAAACCTTTTCAGGAAATCCTCTAGTTTATACATCGTTCACATATCAATTGTATAATGCGTTTGATGTGTCTTCCATAGATAGTTCGTTATACTTTACCAATTTACAAAGCCTTTATAAATACGATGGAACAAACGCTACAGTTATTCATGGCTTTGGAAGCGGCAATAAAATTAGATCGGTACATGTGGCTAATGATGGGGATGTATATTTCGGTGGCGATTTTGGTGGTACCTACTCAGGAGCAGGAGGAATAAACAATATTGCTTATTATAGTCAAGATAGCGCTAAAGCAAAACCCCTTGGTGGAGGTATAAATGTAGATAATTATGGAACTTATTTGAGAGACATAACCAGCATTGGTGATAGTATATTCATTACGGGAGAGTTGGAAACAAACTACAACCAACCATCGGTTGCAAACAATACAAGTGGAGATGATGTGCAAATTTGGGATAAAGGCTTAAAACAATGGGTTTGCTTTGATTCCCGCCTTTCCGAAAATCAAAACATAGAAGCGTATAAAGGCGGACTTATAGGAACAACAAACACTACCATTGCAAAAAACGGAACATCAAATATTCCCGCTATTACATCAGAAAGCTGGTGGATGTGGAATTTAGGAACATCTAGCTCACTTCCTGTTTTTGTGGCAGACTCAGGTCTAGGCGTAAATACATTGTCATTACCGAAAACCTTGTTTTTTGATGTGTATCCTAACCCGGCAAACGATTATATAGTAGTAATACAAAAAGACAATTCTAGAGACTCGAAAAAACTACAGATTACCAATCTGATGGGACAAGTCGTTTTAACACAAACCATCTCAGACCAATCGAAGCAAATAAAAACCGACTACTTAACACCTGGTGTTTACTTAATAATGGTTGAAAGCAAAGAAAAGAGAGGCGTACAAAGATTGATTATTCAATAG
- a CDS encoding CvpA family protein → MSKTDYMLSVPLLWGLIHGYRKGFIIQIASLLALCIGVLGARYVGDLIAPQIINTLGVDLKSGKLIGFVFGFSIITISILLLAKLLELLIKIAMLGIINRLIGALFGLLKWYLIVSVFVAVYERLHVYKHQETSKNDDKSYLYPLCFNTGNYIISLGDK, encoded by the coding sequence ATGAGTAAAACGGACTACATGTTATCTGTGCCACTTCTTTGGGGGCTAATACACGGCTACAGAAAAGGATTTATTATACAAATAGCGTCTTTGCTGGCATTGTGTATAGGTGTATTGGGAGCTAGGTATGTAGGCGATTTAATAGCACCACAAATTATAAACACTCTTGGTGTTGATTTAAAAAGTGGAAAATTAATTGGATTTGTTTTCGGTTTTTCCATTATTACTATTTCTATTTTATTACTTGCAAAGCTACTCGAGCTTCTTATTAAAATTGCCATGTTGGGGATCATTAACAGGCTGATTGGTGCTTTGTTTGGGCTACTAAAGTGGTATTTGATTGTAAGTGTTTTTGTTGCAGTGTATGAGCGATTGCATGTTTATAAGCATCAAGAAACAAGTAAGAATGATGATAAATCGTATCTATATCCGCTCTGCTTTAATACTGGTAATTATATAATTAGTTTAGGGGATAAGTAA
- a CDS encoding TetR/AcrR family transcriptional regulator, producing MGISERKEREKIEMKSLILKAAQRQFLELGYDKTSIRSIAKEIEFSPATLYLYYKDKNELLYDLHTEGFKLLFARMVPLANIKDPMQRIYKTGLAYLNFAFENPEYYELMFMMTAPMECMTDKDWKEGDQAFGFLVSSIEECKQKGHFKKHESGSLAYLLWSNVHGLASLKIKDRMRVCDETGNKADVYTAYEYFFNMIKKN from the coding sequence ATGGGAATTAGCGAACGTAAGGAACGAGAAAAAATAGAGATGAAAAGCCTTATTTTAAAGGCAGCCCAAAGGCAGTTCCTAGAATTGGGGTATGACAAAACAAGTATTCGCTCGATTGCAAAGGAGATAGAATTTAGTCCTGCTACGCTTTATTTGTACTATAAAGATAAAAACGAACTGCTGTACGATTTGCATACAGAAGGGTTTAAACTGCTTTTTGCGAGAATGGTTCCGTTAGCAAATATAAAAGACCCTATGCAACGGATATACAAAACCGGGCTTGCATACTTGAATTTTGCTTTTGAAAATCCGGAATACTACGAGTTAATGTTTATGATGACAGCTCCTATGGAGTGCATGACTGATAAAGATTGGAAAGAGGGTGATCAAGCGTTTGGGTTTTTAGTGTCTTCTATAGAAGAATGCAAACAAAAAGGACATTTTAAAAAGCACGAATCGGGTAGCTTAGCTTATTTGCTGTGGAGCAATGTTCATGGATTAGCTAGTTTGAAAATAAAAGATAGAATGCGTGTGTGTGACGAAACAGGCAATAAGGCTGATGTTTACACAGCTTACGAATATTTTTTTAATATGATAAAGAAGAACTAA
- a CDS encoding TonB-dependent receptor, with translation MKHSIKLHLITIFMLVARTLLAQEQASTQTIKGQITDKVTHAPIPGVTIVLQKHTPLKGTTTDIDGYYKLTGVPLGRQEIKISFIGYNELVIPNILVTAGKEVVINVELEENINQMNEVVISANSKDKTLNEMTSVSARTFSMEDVTRYSGSRNDPARMASNFAGVSNSDDSRNDIVIRGNSPTGILFRIDGVTVSNPNHFSTLGTTGGPVSALNTNVLKSSDFMTSAFPAEYGNATAGVFDLGFRTGNTERHEFTAQIGAFTGLELLAEGPISKKNGSSYLIGYRYSFVDFARKAGIPVGTNATPQYQDVSFKVSSGAGKLGRVSLFGLVGLSKIDFLANEIDSNDLFADPSQNSYFYSNMGMVGINHSINIGSKTFLKTTVATTINEAQYIQEAILTDGSTARNIENKDTYTNYFFSSILTHKINSRFNLKGGVYAQQQNMNLFLRSRQNKPDWIVMRDFGDGALLAEAFVQGQYKFTDQLKANVGLHTQSFSLNNTSAIEPRAGLVYQLNEKNSINLGYGMHNQIQPLPIYFFETTYADGSRNATNKDLGFTRSQHFVLAYNTTPIKDYRIRVETYYQLIDNVPVEPTNSSFSMLNTGAYFIFPDNDSLVNTGTGNNYGVELTLEKFFSNGFYGLITGSLYDSKYKGSDGVERNTAFNNKYVLNVLGGKEFIVGKSKQNAITVDFKVTTAGGRFYTPIDLQKSKLANEEVLAGDDYAFTKQNTPYFRADLKFGYRFNSNKRKVSYQFFFDMQNLTNNKNVFVQRYNRLNQKVNTLYQSGFFPDLMFRVQF, from the coding sequence ATGAAACACTCTATTAAGCTTCATCTAATCACAATTTTTATGCTAGTTGCTAGAACGCTATTGGCGCAAGAACAAGCAAGTACGCAAACTATAAAAGGGCAAATTACAGATAAGGTAACGCATGCGCCTATACCTGGGGTAACAATTGTATTGCAAAAGCACACTCCGCTTAAGGGCACCACAACTGATATTGATGGATATTATAAATTGACGGGCGTTCCGCTTGGACGACAAGAAATTAAAATTTCTTTTATTGGTTACAATGAACTGGTTATTCCGAATATATTGGTAACAGCGGGAAAGGAAGTGGTTATTAATGTAGAGTTGGAAGAAAATATTAATCAGATGAATGAAGTTGTGATAAGTGCAAATTCGAAAGATAAAACGCTTAATGAGATGACTAGTGTATCGGCACGCACATTCAGTATGGAAGATGTTACACGCTATTCTGGTTCTAGAAACGACCCCGCTCGCATGGCATCAAACTTTGCAGGTGTAAGTAATTCGGATGATTCGCGCAACGACATTGTTATTCGAGGTAATTCACCTACCGGTATTTTATTTAGAATAGATGGTGTTACAGTATCTAATCCAAATCACTTTTCTACATTGGGCACTACTGGTGGACCAGTAAGTGCATTGAACACAAATGTTTTAAAGAGTTCGGATTTTATGACATCGGCTTTTCCTGCAGAATATGGTAATGCCACAGCCGGAGTATTTGATTTGGGTTTTAGAACCGGCAATACGGAACGTCATGAATTTACTGCACAAATAGGGGCTTTTACAGGATTGGAACTTTTAGCAGAAGGACCAATTTCTAAAAAAAATGGTTCTTCTTACTTGATTGGCTATCGTTATTCTTTTGTCGATTTTGCTCGTAAAGCGGGTATTCCGGTGGGAACGAATGCTACTCCTCAATACCAAGATGTGTCTTTTAAAGTGTCATCAGGTGCAGGAAAGCTAGGTAGAGTTTCTTTGTTTGGTTTGGTTGGATTAAGTAAAATAGATTTTTTAGCAAATGAAATTGATAGCAATGATTTGTTTGCAGACCCATCTCAAAACTCTTATTTCTATTCGAATATGGGAATGGTGGGTATTAATCATTCGATAAATATTGGTAGCAAAACATTTTTAAAAACAACTGTTGCCACAACAATTAATGAAGCACAATATATTCAAGAAGCAATACTCACAGATGGTAGTACCGCCAGAAACATTGAAAACAAAGACACATACACAAATTATTTTTTCTCGTCAATTCTTACACATAAAATAAACTCTCGTTTTAATTTAAAAGGAGGGGTGTATGCACAACAACAGAATATGAATTTATTTTTACGAAGCAGACAAAATAAGCCAGACTGGATTGTTATGAGAGATTTTGGCGATGGGGCTTTGCTTGCAGAAGCTTTTGTTCAAGGACAATATAAATTTACAGATCAATTAAAAGCAAACGTGGGTTTACACACACAAAGCTTTTCCCTAAATAATACCAGCGCTATAGAACCTAGAGCAGGATTGGTGTATCAACTGAACGAAAAAAATTCTATCAATCTTGGTTACGGCATGCACAACCAAATTCAACCACTGCCAATATATTTTTTTGAAACTACTTATGCCGATGGAAGCCGCAATGCAACCAACAAAGATTTAGGCTTTACGCGCAGTCAACATTTTGTGTTAGCATATAATACTACCCCTATAAAGGATTACAGAATACGCGTTGAAACGTATTATCAATTAATTGACAATGTACCTGTAGAACCTACTAACAGTAGTTTCTCGATGCTTAATACCGGAGCTTATTTTATTTTTCCGGATAACGATTCGTTGGTAAATACGGGAACAGGAAATAACTATGGAGTAGAACTCACTCTTGAAAAATTTTTTAGTAACGGCTTTTATGGTTTAATTACTGGCTCTTTGTACGATTCAAAATATAAAGGCAGTGATGGTGTTGAACGAAATACAGCATTTAATAATAAATATGTGTTGAATGTATTGGGTGGTAAGGAATTCATTGTGGGAAAATCGAAACAAAACGCTATAACGGTTGATTTTAAAGTAACTACAGCGGGCGGACGTTTTTATACGCCAATTGATTTGCAAAAATCTAAACTAGCAAATGAAGAAGTGTTGGCGGGAGACGATTATGCATTTACCAAACAAAACACCCCTTATTTTAGAGCTGATTTAAAATTTGGATATAGGTTTAATAGCAACAAAAGAAAAGTGTCGTATCAATTCTTTTTTGATATGCAGAATTTAACCAATAACAAGAATGTGTTTGTACAGCGCTATAATAGGCTTAATCAGAAGGTAAACACACTATACCAAAGTGGATTTTTTCCAGATTTAATGTTTAGAGTGCAGTTTTAA
- the rfaE2 gene encoding D-glycero-beta-D-manno-heptose 1-phosphate adenylyltransferase codes for MQPLVKYNLQIIADKIYNPNDLVRAIAAWRLKDKKIVFTNGCFDLLHLGHIDYLSKAADLGDVLIVGVNSDDSVRRLQKAPSRPIQDEKSRSTIIAALHFVTAVVVFNEDTPYELIKHIQPDVLVKGADYTLDKVVGRDIVETRGGRVELINYLEGYSTTRIENKIKLTN; via the coding sequence ATGCAACCACTAGTAAAGTACAATTTGCAAATAATTGCTGATAAGATTTATAACCCAAACGACCTTGTTCGTGCTATAGCTGCTTGGCGTTTAAAAGACAAGAAAATTGTGTTTACCAATGGCTGCTTTGATCTGTTGCATCTTGGGCACATTGATTATTTGAGTAAAGCTGCGGATTTAGGTGATGTATTAATTGTAGGTGTAAATTCAGACGATAGTGTAAGGCGATTACAGAAAGCTCCATCTAGACCTATTCAAGATGAAAAAAGCAGAAGCACAATTATTGCAGCATTACATTTTGTAACTGCTGTAGTAGTTTTTAACGAAGACACTCCCTATGAATTAATAAAACATATTCAGCCGGATGTTTTAGTAAAGGGAGCTGACTACACTCTAGATAAAGTAGTGGGTAGAGATATTGTTGAAACAAGAGGCGGAAGGGTAGAGTTGATAAACTATTTGGAGGGTTATTCAACAACAAGAATTGAGAATAAAATAAAACTAACTAACTAA
- the xth gene encoding exodeoxyribonuclease III yields MKKIITYNVNGIRSAMSKGWIDWLKSVNPDIVCLQEIKANVEQIDTKVLEDLGYAHYWHSAEKKGYSGVAIFSKQKPTHVEVGCGIQKYDAEGRVLRVDYGDVSVMSVYMPSGSSGDERQAFKMVWLDDFQKYIDKLKKTRPNLIIAGDYNICHKPIDIHNPISNANSSGFLPEEREWIDTFMKSGFVDSFRVFNQDPHHYTWWTFRANARAKNLGWRIDYQLVSESLKSKLKRAVILPEAKHSDHCPMLIEIDF; encoded by the coding sequence ATGAAAAAAATAATTACATACAACGTAAATGGCATACGCTCCGCTATGAGCAAAGGTTGGATTGATTGGTTGAAATCAGTAAATCCCGATATTGTTTGTTTGCAAGAGATTAAAGCAAATGTAGAACAGATTGATACCAAAGTATTAGAAGACCTAGGGTACGCACACTACTGGCATTCGGCCGAAAAAAAGGGCTATAGCGGTGTTGCCATATTCAGCAAACAAAAACCTACGCATGTAGAAGTTGGATGTGGCATACAAAAGTATGATGCCGAAGGTCGCGTGTTGCGCGTTGATTATGGCGATGTATCGGTAATGAGTGTGTACATGCCATCCGGCTCTAGTGGTGATGAGCGACAAGCATTTAAAATGGTGTGGCTAGATGACTTTCAAAAATACATTGACAAACTTAAAAAGACTCGCCCTAATTTAATTATAGCCGGAGATTATAATATTTGTCACAAGCCAATTGATATTCACAATCCGATTAGCAATGCCAACTCATCCGGATTTTTGCCTGAAGAGCGCGAATGGATTGATACTTTTATGAAGAGTGGTTTTGTAGATTCCTTTCGTGTTTTTAATCAAGATCCACATCACTATACATGGTGGACATTCCGGGCTAATGCACGTGCAAAAAATTTAGGTTGGCGTATCGATTATCAATTGGTAAGTGAGTCGCTTAAAAGCAAGTTGAAACGAGCTGTAATCCTTCCAGAAGCTAAACATTCCGATCATTGTCCAATGCTGATTGAGATTGATTTTTAA